One genomic region from Campylobacter sp. RM5004 encodes:
- a CDS encoding LysR family transcriptional regulator translates to MKINLEIEFILNENIKITKKHIMLLKQIEIDKSISKAAKNIGISYKNAWDSLDEINKASKMPLFLNNSRKQGSVLSEFAKEILNKYDEFCIFKNKLNDDFNLKTSAQNKLKAQIKEIKNNKNYINLVCQIEQDLINVNISINALKDLDLKVFDEIYLIFKINFIELEQDGENGFYAIIKEINEVDDFVYFTLEFNKQYLKALAHKKKLNKTYFVNDKILFQIPAKKIIVSL, encoded by the coding sequence ATGAAAATTAATCTAGAAATCGAATTTATTTTAAATGAAAATATCAAAATTACAAAAAAACATATTATGCTTTTAAAACAAATTGAAATTGATAAAAGCATAAGCAAGGCAGCCAAAAATATTGGAATTTCATACAAAAATGCTTGGGATAGCCTAGATGAAATAAATAAAGCTTCTAAAATGCCTTTATTTTTAAATAATTCAAGAAAACAAGGCTCAGTTTTAAGCGAATTTGCCAAAGAAATACTAAATAAATATGATGAATTTTGCATTTTCAAAAATAAATTAAATGATGATTTCAATCTCAAAACTTCAGCTCAAAACAAATTAAAAGCACAAATAAAAGAAATCAAAAATAATAAAAATTATATAAATCTAGTATGCCAAATAGAACAAGATTTAATCAATGTAAATATTTCAATAAACGCTCTTAAGGATTTGGATTTAAAAGTATTTGATGAAATATATTTAATTTTTAAAATTAATTTTATAGAGCTTGAGCAAGACGGCGAAAATGGATTTTATGCAATAATAAAAGAAATAAATGAAGTTGATGATTTTGTATATTTTACTCTAGAATTTAATAAACAATATCTAAAAGCCTTAGCACATAAGAAAAAACTAAACAAAACTTATTTTGTAAATGACAAAATCCTATTTCAAATTCCAGCAAAAAAAATAATAGTATCCTTATAA
- the ispF gene encoding 2-C-methyl-D-erythritol 2,4-cyclodiphosphate synthase, whose translation MLDTTLILLAAGNSTRFGLACKKQNLYINKEPLWLYLARTYEKLANFSKIIIVCDEVKFYELKEPKYTYVRGGKERFESIENALELVKSEYVLITDVARAYVSKKVLSELFLHAKDYDNLFPAIKVVDTIYNEEKQCYLNRNELKLVQTPQISKTKALKIANLKNFTDESSAILANNGKIKCVLGDELSFKLTNKSDLKKLKLLNLASASKETFVGFGYDVHEFCHSNVGHKLNDDNKNNELILAGVKISDDFALKAHSDGDIVAHALTDAILGACGLGDIGEAFSPDDDTYHNANSMQLLKIAYEKCKAYGYELINADITICAEKPKLLKYKQEMLRNLNSELGITNINIKATTTERLGFVGRCEGISVSAVVNMKLFDWSEYEDINS comes from the coding sequence ATGCTTGATACAACGCTAATTTTATTAGCTGCTGGAAATTCTACTAGATTTGGCTTAGCTTGTAAAAAACAAAATCTTTATATAAACAAAGAACCTTTATGGCTTTACCTTGCAAGAACTTATGAAAAATTAGCAAATTTTTCAAAAATTATAATAGTTTGTGATGAAGTTAAATTTTATGAATTAAAAGAGCCAAAATATACCTATGTAAGAGGCGGTAAAGAAAGATTTGAAAGCATTGAAAATGCCTTAGAATTAGTAAAAAGCGAATATGTATTAATTACAGATGTTGCAAGAGCTTATGTTAGTAAAAAAGTTTTAAGTGAGTTGTTTTTACACGCAAAAGATTATGATAATCTATTTCCTGCAATTAAAGTTGTTGATACTATTTATAACGAAGAAAAGCAATGCTATTTAAATAGAAATGAATTGAAATTAGTTCAAACCCCACAAATTAGCAAAACAAAAGCTTTAAAAATTGCTAATTTAAAAAACTTCACAGATGAAAGCTCAGCAATACTAGCGAATAATGGCAAAATTAAATGTGTTTTAGGTGATGAATTAAGCTTTAAATTAACTAATAAAAGTGATTTAAAAAAATTAAAATTACTAAATCTAGCAAGTGCTAGTAAAGAAACTTTCGTAGGATTTGGATATGATGTACATGAGTTTTGCCATTCAAATGTAGGTCATAAGCTAAACGATGATAATAAAAATAATGAATTAATCTTAGCAGGAGTAAAAATTAGCGATGATTTTGCTCTTAAAGCACATTCAGATGGAGATATTGTAGCTCACGCATTAACTGATGCAATATTAGGCGCATGTGGTTTAGGAGATATAGGAGAAGCTTTTAGTCCCGATGATGATACTTATCACAATGCTAATTCTATGCAATTACTAAAAATAGCTTATGAAAAATGCAAAGCTTATGGTTATGAATTAATTAATGCAGATATTACAATTTGTGCTGAAAAGCCAAAGCTTTTAAAATACAAACAAGAAATGTTAAGGAATTTGAATTCGGAATTAGGCATTACAAATATTAATATAAAAGCAACAACCACTGAAAGACTAGGATTTGTAGGACGATGCGAAGGAATTAGTGTAAGTGCAGTTGTGAATATGAAACTATTTGATTGGAGCGAATATGAAGATATTAATAGTTGA
- a CDS encoding response regulator yields MKILIVENEIYLAQSIALKLNDAGYVCEVANEFKDIKNKYYDVILLSTNIENFIKVIQNHKNSVILLLVSYVSSDTVSMPIEAGAYDYIQKPFMIEELIRKINYFYNYNKLKSQNIALSGYIKSIIDSKIHAAKKMVFPTLIKTNKQILADSYVFNYAFSHNINIHFTDLSSSFNLNNLLVGDRDIRYFTNFQVLKGSKLEQILKLSKGQNFIFHTNGNADIEGFNIIELEDNENTLALGEILTVDDYIKNVILNWQKSYSDTELSKKIGISRKSLWEKRRKYGINKK; encoded by the coding sequence ATGAAGATATTAATAGTTGAAAATGAAATTTATTTAGCTCAAAGCATTGCTTTAAAGCTTAATGATGCAGGTTATGTTTGCGAAGTTGCAAATGAATTTAAAGATATAAAAAATAAATATTATGATGTTATTTTACTATCTACAAATATAGAAAATTTTATAAAAGTTATTCAAAACCACAAAAATAGCGTAATTTTACTGCTAGTTTCTTATGTTAGTAGTGATACTGTTAGTATGCCTATTGAAGCAGGGGCTTATGATTATATTCAAAAGCCTTTTATGATAGAAGAATTAATTAGAAAAATTAATTATTTTTATAATTACAATAAGTTAAAATCACAAAATATAGCTTTGAGTGGATATATAAAATCAATAATTGATTCAAAAATACACGCAGCTAAAAAAATGGTTTTTCCAACCCTAATTAAAACAAATAAACAAATATTAGCAGATAGCTATGTATTTAACTATGCTTTTTCACATAATATAAATATTCATTTTACTGATTTAAGCAGTTCTTTTAATCTTAATAATTTATTAGTAGGCGATAGAGATATTAGATATTTTACTAATTTTCAAGTATTAAAAGGCTCAAAATTAGAGCAAATCTTAAAGCTTAGCAAGGGTCAAAATTTTATATTCCATACAAACGGAAATGCAGATATTGAAGGCTTTAATATAATTGAGCTAGAAGATAATGAAAACACCTTAGCTTTAGGTGAGATTTTAACGGTTGATGATTATATCAAAAACGTGATTTTAAACTGGCAAAAAAGCTACTCAGATACAGAACTTAGCAAAAAAATAGGAATTAGCAGAAAATCACTTTGGGAAAAAAGGAGAAAATATGGAATTAATAAAAAATAA
- a CDS encoding sulfate adenylyltransferase: protein MELIKNKIKEINISEKELSILSLIEINSFNTNGFLPNKEEVFKAFNTNTISENISTCTLAFSPSFELNSNLNNCVFDKEVSLKLNDKIVGKITKTCTFENDKAYTSIFNANTCKLSKELNPCLSGKIEIFDNEFKKVKLALNKKIAKDNAKKITALLLNADPITRAHERMLRWTIDKADLVIIFVVEGYDSNSLNYEAKRECFEYYAKNFLPLERIFPVYLKNIDLFSPYLDPNYECLLASSFGANKLVIGQNHQGLGLFYDNNLAHTAIDELSRKSGLELIVLPEFVFCNKCNVMVSTKSCPHGAHHHIKYRSSMIREMLHSGLIPPTVLVRKEISAKLLAHLHPNRFKNVQMIYDGLFPSNGIIEKRSDEDLYKELITLYQTSYMI from the coding sequence ATGGAATTAATAAAAAATAAAATAAAAGAAATAAATATAAGCGAAAAAGAACTAAGTATATTAAGCTTAATTGAGATTAATTCCTTTAATACAAACGGGTTTTTGCCAAATAAAGAAGAAGTATTTAAAGCCTTTAATACAAACACAATAAGCGAAAATATCTCAACCTGTACCCTAGCCTTTTCTCCTAGTTTTGAGCTAAACTCAAATCTAAATAATTGCGTATTTGATAAAGAAGTTTCACTTAAATTAAACGATAAAATAGTAGGTAAAATTACCAAAACTTGCACCTTTGAAAACGATAAGGCTTATACAAGTATTTTTAATGCTAACACTTGTAAGCTAAGTAAGGAATTAAACCCTTGTTTATCAGGTAAAATTGAAATATTTGATAATGAATTTAAAAAAGTAAAACTTGCATTAAATAAAAAAATAGCAAAAGATAATGCCAAAAAAATCACAGCATTATTACTTAACGCTGATCCGATTACAAGAGCTCATGAAAGAATGCTAAGATGGACTATCGATAAAGCTGATTTAGTAATTATTTTTGTCGTTGAAGGATATGATTCAAATTCTTTAAATTATGAAGCCAAAAGAGAATGCTTTGAGTATTACGCCAAAAATTTCTTGCCACTTGAAAGAATTTTTCCAGTTTATTTAAAAAATATTGATTTATTTAGCCCTTATCTTGACCCAAATTACGAATGTTTATTAGCTAGTTCATTTGGTGCAAATAAGCTTGTAATAGGACAAAATCATCAAGGTTTAGGCTTATTTTATGATAATAATTTAGCTCACACAGCAATTGATGAACTTTCTCGCAAAAGTGGGCTTGAATTAATTGTCTTACCTGAGTTTGTATTCTGCAATAAATGTAATGTTATGGTAAGCACAAAATCTTGCCCACATGGAGCACATCATCACATAAAATACCGCTCTTCAATGATTAGAGAAATGCTTCATTCAGGACTTATTCCGCCAACCGTTTTAGTAAGAAAAGAAATATCAGCTAAATTATTAGCACATTTACATCCTAATAGGTTTAAAAATGTTCAAATGATTTATGATGGATTGTTTCCAAGCAATGGTATTATTGAAAAACGAAGTGATGAAGACCTTTATAAAGAGCTAATTACTTTATATCAAACAAGTTATATGATTTAA